A region of Pseudomonas marginalis DNA encodes the following proteins:
- a CDS encoding acyl-CoA thioesterase, with translation MIELEQEDPIPQGDLALQITALPRETNGFGDIFGGWLVAQMDLAGTAMASKVAGGRVATVAIDRMAFLVPVAVGAQLSFYTQALEIGRSSIQMMVEVWSDDPLSSEWRKVTEAVFVFVAIDGSGRTRSVPSRAR, from the coding sequence ATGATCGAACTCGAACAAGAAGATCCTATCCCGCAAGGCGATCTCGCCCTGCAAATCACCGCGCTCCCGCGTGAAACCAACGGTTTTGGCGATATTTTCGGCGGCTGGCTGGTCGCGCAGATGGACCTCGCCGGTACCGCCATGGCCAGCAAGGTCGCGGGCGGGCGTGTGGCCACCGTGGCCATTGACCGCATGGCGTTCCTGGTGCCGGTGGCAGTGGGCGCGCAATTGTCCTTCTATACCCAGGCCCTGGAAATCGGCCGCAGCTCGATCCAGATGATGGTCGAAGTGTGGAGCGACGACCCGCTGTCCAGCGAATGGCGCAAGGTCACCGAGGCGGTGTTTGTGTTCGTCGCTATCGATGGCAGCGGCCGCACACGCTCGGTGCCATCGCGCGCGCGTTAA
- a CDS encoding D-hexose-6-phosphate mutarotase, whose protein sequence is MPTPHVETVKVDELDCWRIRHNGAELMIAQQGAHIFSYGREGEQPLIWPNPEAVFKKGKGIRTGVPVCWPWFGVFDRNRPSVKAMRQSDQPAGAHGFVRTATWALAGTTLEREALRVDLQLPVPAGGFPGWPHQVDLSLSLLLDNQLHIRLTSHNRGNDTVTLSQALHTYFAVSDVRNVQVEGLDGSVYIDTADGWSEKTQSGLLHFTAETDRIYLDTPPSLSILDQDWQRRIQLTSQGSKSTVIWNPWTERAKAFDDMADDGWQGMLCIETANVLDDVVSLAPGESHTLGVSITAIAL, encoded by the coding sequence ATGCCTACGCCCCACGTTGAGACCGTGAAAGTCGACGAACTGGACTGCTGGCGCATCCGCCATAACGGCGCCGAACTGATGATCGCCCAGCAGGGCGCGCATATCTTCAGTTACGGCCGCGAAGGCGAGCAGCCGCTGATCTGGCCGAACCCTGAGGCGGTGTTCAAGAAGGGCAAGGGCATTCGTACCGGCGTCCCGGTGTGCTGGCCCTGGTTTGGGGTGTTCGACCGCAACCGGCCCAGCGTAAAGGCGATGCGCCAAAGTGATCAGCCTGCGGGCGCTCACGGTTTCGTGCGTACCGCGACCTGGGCATTGGCCGGGACCACCCTTGAACGTGAAGCGCTGCGGGTGGACCTGCAACTACCGGTTCCTGCAGGCGGCTTCCCCGGCTGGCCCCATCAGGTCGACCTGAGCCTGAGCCTGCTGCTGGACAACCAACTGCACATCCGCCTGACCAGCCACAACCGTGGCAACGACACTGTCACGCTCAGCCAGGCGCTGCACACCTATTTCGCCGTGAGCGACGTACGCAACGTGCAGGTCGAAGGCCTGGACGGCTCGGTATACATCGATACCGCCGATGGCTGGAGCGAGAAAACCCAGTCCGGCCTGCTGCACTTCACTGCCGAGACCGACCGCATCTACCTCGATACGCCCCCGTCGCTGAGCATCCTCGATCAGGACTGGCAGCGTCGCATCCAGCTCACCAGCCAAGGCTCGAAATCCACCGTGATCTGGAACCCCTGGACCGAACGCGCCAAAGCCTTCGACGACATGGCCGATGATGGCTGGCAGGGCATGCTGTGCATCGAGACGGCGAATGTGCTGGATGATGTGGTGAGCCTGGCCCCAGGTGAAAGCCACACGCTGGGCGTGAGCATCACCGCTATCGCCCTGTAA
- a CDS encoding DUF3299 domain-containing protein, with translation MRRLLLTLLLLGSGLAHAGELPETDWLDLMPLSDQKALEAMPEIDHNSPEAQGTFTDKGGLKQSKGLPAVMYSTKTVAAMNGRNIRIGGYPVPLETDAKGRSTLFFLVPYPGACIHVPPPPPNQLVLVRYPKGLKLDDIYTPLWVTGTLKVETVNNDLADAAYALDAGKVRVVKESDL, from the coding sequence ATGCGCCGTCTCCTGTTGACTCTCCTTCTGCTGGGCTCTGGCCTGGCCCACGCCGGTGAATTGCCGGAAACCGACTGGCTCGACCTGATGCCGCTGTCGGACCAGAAGGCCCTCGAGGCCATGCCCGAGATCGACCACAACTCCCCCGAAGCCCAAGGCACGTTCACCGACAAAGGTGGCCTGAAGCAGAGCAAAGGCTTGCCGGCGGTGATGTATTCGACCAAGACCGTGGCTGCCATGAACGGCAGGAACATCCGCATCGGCGGCTACCCGGTGCCGTTGGAAACCGACGCCAAAGGCCGCAGCACCCTGTTCTTCCTGGTGCCATACCCGGGCGCCTGCATCCACGTGCCGCCACCGCCGCCTAACCAGTTGGTGCTGGTGCGTTATCCCAAGGGTTTGAAGCTGGATGATATCTACACGCCGCTGTGGGTGACCGGCACGTTGAAGGTGGAGACGGTGAATAACGATTTGGCCGACGCCGCCTATGCGCTGGATGCGGGCAAGGTGCGGGTCGTAAAGGAATCCGATCTATAA
- a CDS encoding GlsB/YeaQ/YmgE family stress response membrane protein, with product MGIIGTIFIGLIVGLLARFLKPGDDSMGWIMTILLGIAGSLAATYGGQALGIYQAGQGAGFIGALVGAIVLLVLYGLIKKK from the coding sequence ATGGGTATCATCGGAACCATCTTTATCGGCTTGATCGTCGGCCTGTTGGCGCGTTTCCTCAAGCCCGGCGACGACAGCATGGGCTGGATCATGACCATCCTGCTGGGTATCGCCGGTTCCCTGGCCGCGACCTACGGTGGCCAGGCACTGGGTATCTACCAGGCGGGTCAAGGCGCAGGCTTTATCGGCGCACTGGTCGGCGCCATTGTGCTGCTGGTGCTCTACGGCCTGATCAAAAAGAAGTAA
- a CDS encoding 5-(carboxyamino)imidazole ribonucleotide synthase yields the protein MKIGVIGGGQLGRMLALAGTPLGMNFAFLDPAPDACAAALGEHLRADYSDPDHLRQLADEVDLVTFEFESVPAETVAFLSQFVPVYPSAEALRIARDRWFEKSMFKDLGIPTPAFADIQSQADLDAAVASIGLPAVLKTRTLGYDGKGQKVLRTAADVVGTFAELGSVACLLEGFVPFTGEVSLIAVRARDGETRFYPLVHNTHDSGILKLSVASTDHPLQALAEDYSSRVLKQLDYVGVMAFEFFEVDGGLKANEIAPRVHNSGHWTTEGAECSQFENHLRAVAGLPLGSTAKVGESAMLNFIGVVPPVERVIAIQDCHLHHYGKAFKAGRKVGHANLRCKDRATLQAQILKVEALIAEQ from the coding sequence ATGAAAATCGGTGTAATCGGTGGCGGCCAACTGGGCCGTATGCTGGCCTTGGCGGGCACCCCGCTGGGGATGAACTTCGCTTTCCTGGATCCTGCGCCGGACGCCTGTGCGGCAGCCTTGGGTGAACACCTGCGCGCTGACTACAGCGACCCGGACCACCTGCGCCAACTGGCCGACGAAGTCGACCTGGTGACGTTCGAGTTTGAAAGCGTCCCGGCCGAAACCGTGGCCTTCCTGTCGCAGTTCGTACCGGTGTACCCGAGCGCCGAAGCCTTGCGCATTGCCCGTGACCGCTGGTTCGAGAAGAGCATGTTCAAGGACCTCGGCATTCCGACCCCAGCCTTCGCCGATATCCAGTCCCAGGCGGACCTGGACGCCGCCGTCGCCAGCATTGGCCTGCCAGCCGTGCTCAAAACCCGCACCCTGGGCTACGACGGCAAGGGCCAGAAAGTCCTGCGCACCGCCGCCGATGTGGTCGGCACCTTCGCCGAACTGGGCAGCGTCGCCTGCCTGCTGGAAGGCTTCGTGCCGTTCACCGGCGAAGTCTCGTTGATCGCCGTGCGTGCCCGGGATGGTGAGACCCGCTTCTACCCGTTGGTGCACAACACCCACGACAGCGGCATCCTCAAGCTGTCCGTGGCCAGCACCGATCACCCGTTGCAGGCCCTGGCCGAAGACTATTCCAGCCGCGTGCTCAAGCAGCTGGATTACGTCGGTGTGATGGCGTTCGAGTTCTTTGAAGTCGACGGCGGCCTCAAGGCCAACGAAATCGCCCCGCGTGTGCATAACTCCGGGCACTGGACCACCGAAGGCGCCGAGTGCAGCCAGTTCGAAAACCACCTGCGCGCTGTCGCGGGCTTGCCATTGGGCTCCACGGCCAAGGTCGGTGAGAGCGCGATGCTCAACTTTATCGGCGTGGTACCGCCGGTGGAGCGCGTGATCGCCATCCAAGACTGCCACCTGCATCACTACGGCAAGGCCTTCAAGGCCGGGCGCAAGGTCGGCCACGCCAACCTGCGCTGCAAGGACCGCGCAACGCTGCAAGCGCAGATCCTCAAGGTCGAAGCGCTGATCGCCGAGCAATAA
- the purE gene encoding 5-(carboxyamino)imidazole ribonucleotide mutase: protein MSALVGVIMGSKSDWSTLSHTADMLEKLGIPYEVKVVSAHRTPDLLFQYADEAESRGIEVIIAGAGGAAHLPGMCAAKTHLPVLGVPVQSAMLSGVDSLLSIVQMPAGIPVATLAIGKAGAINAALLSASILGAKHPQFHAVLKKFRAEQTDSVLDNPDPRIA from the coding sequence ATGAGTGCATTGGTTGGCGTGATCATGGGCTCCAAGTCCGATTGGTCCACCCTTAGCCACACCGCCGATATGCTGGAAAAACTCGGCATTCCGTATGAAGTGAAAGTGGTCTCTGCCCACCGCACCCCGGATTTGCTGTTCCAGTATGCCGATGAAGCAGAATCCCGTGGCATCGAGGTGATCATCGCCGGTGCCGGCGGTGCGGCACACCTGCCGGGCATGTGTGCGGCCAAGACCCACCTGCCGGTGCTTGGCGTACCCGTGCAGTCGGCAATGCTCTCGGGCGTGGATTCGCTGTTGTCCATCGTGCAGATGCCGGCCGGTATCCCGGTGGCCACCCTGGCGATCGGAAAGGCCGGCGCGATCAACGCAGCCCTGCTGTCCGCCAGCATCCTGGGCGCCAAGCACCCGCAGTTCCACGCGGTGCTGAAGAAATTCCGCGCCGAGCAGACAGACAGCGTGCTGGACAATCCAGACCCACGTATCGCCTGA
- a CDS encoding LysR substrate-binding domain-containing protein: MNLESKWLEDFSALAATRSFSQAAERRFVTQPAFSRRIRSLEAALGLTLVNRSRTPVELTAAGQLFLVTARTVVEQLGEVLRHLHHLEGGQGEVMQVAAAHSLALGFFPRWIAQLRNDGLNIATRLVATNVGDAVHALREGGCDLMLAFYDPDAAMQMDAEIFPSLHLGNTEMLPVCAADADGKPLFDLEGEGSVPLLAYSAGAFLGRSVHLLLRQRALRFTTVYETAMADSLKSMALEGLGIAWVPQLSVRAELARGELVVCGGPQWHVPLEIRLYRCALVRKANVRLLWRKLEGGAAQST; encoded by the coding sequence ATGAACCTTGAGAGCAAATGGCTGGAAGACTTCAGTGCCCTGGCGGCGACTCGCAGCTTTTCCCAGGCGGCCGAGCGGCGCTTTGTCACCCAGCCGGCGTTCAGCCGACGTATCCGCAGCCTTGAGGCCGCATTGGGCCTGACCCTGGTCAACCGCTCGCGCACGCCGGTTGAGCTGACGGCGGCGGGACAGTTGTTCCTGGTCACCGCGCGTACCGTGGTCGAGCAGCTCGGCGAAGTGCTGCGCCATTTGCATCACCTGGAAGGCGGGCAGGGCGAAGTCATGCAGGTGGCCGCGGCCCACTCCCTGGCGTTGGGTTTCTTTCCGCGCTGGATCGCGCAATTGCGCAACGACGGCCTGAACATCGCCACGCGGCTGGTGGCCACCAATGTCGGCGATGCGGTGCATGCCCTGCGTGAAGGCGGCTGCGACCTGATGCTGGCGTTCTACGACCCGGATGCGGCGATGCAAATGGACGCCGAAATCTTCCCCTCACTGCACCTGGGCAACACCGAAATGCTCCCGGTATGCGCGGCCGACGCCGACGGCAAGCCGCTGTTCGACCTCGAAGGCGAGGGCAGTGTGCCGCTGCTGGCCTACAGCGCCGGGGCGTTCCTCGGCCGTTCGGTGCACCTGTTGCTGCGCCAGCGCGCGCTGCGCTTTACCACGGTGTACGAAACCGCCATGGCCGACAGCCTCAAAAGCATGGCCCTGGAAGGCCTGGGCATCGCCTGGGTGCCGCAACTGAGCGTGCGTGCCGAACTGGCCCGCGGTGAATTGGTGGTCTGCGGCGGGCCGCAATGGCATGTGCCGCTGGAAATTCGTCTGTATCGCTGCGCGCTGGTGCGCAAGGCGAATGTGCGGTTGTTGTGGCGCAAGTTGGAAGGTGGCGCGGCGCAAAGTACCTGA
- the aspA gene encoding aspartate ammonia-lyase, whose product MSSAASFRTEKDLLGVLEVPAQAYYGIQTLRAVNNFRLSGVPISHYPKLVVGLAMVKQAAADANRELGQLSEAKHAAISEACARLIRGDFHEEFVVDMIQGGAGTSTNMNANEVIANIALEAMGHNKGEYQYLHPNNDVNMAQSTNDAYPTAIRLGLLLGHDALLASLDSLIQAFAAKGVEFSHVLKMGRTQLQDAVPMTLGQEFRAFATTLGEDLARLKTLAPELLTEVNLGGTAIGTGINADPRYQALAVQRLAVISGQPVVPAADLIEATSDMGAFVLFSGMLKRTAVKLSKICNDLRLLSSGPRTGINEINLPARQPGSSIMPGKVNPVIPEAVNQVAFQVIGNDLALTMAAEGGQLQLNVMEPLIAFKIFDSIRLLQRAMDMLREHCIVGITANEARCRELVEHSIGLVTALNPYIGYENATRIARIALESGRGVLELVREEGLLDDAMLDDILRPENMIAPRLVPLKA is encoded by the coding sequence ATGTCCTCCGCTGCATCATTCCGCACAGAAAAAGACCTGCTTGGCGTACTCGAAGTACCTGCCCAAGCGTATTACGGCATCCAGACCCTGCGAGCGGTGAATAACTTCCGCCTCTCGGGCGTTCCGATTTCGCATTACCCGAAATTGGTGGTCGGCCTGGCAATGGTCAAGCAAGCGGCGGCTGACGCCAACCGCGAGCTGGGCCAGCTCAGCGAAGCCAAGCACGCGGCCATCAGCGAAGCCTGTGCCCGCCTGATCCGCGGCGATTTCCACGAAGAATTCGTGGTGGACATGATTCAAGGCGGCGCCGGCACTTCAACCAACATGAATGCCAACGAAGTCATCGCCAACATCGCGTTGGAGGCCATGGGCCACAACAAGGGCGAATACCAGTACCTGCACCCCAACAACGACGTGAACATGGCGCAGTCGACCAACGACGCCTACCCGACCGCGATCCGCCTGGGCCTGCTGTTGGGCCACGACGCGCTGCTGGCCAGCCTCGACAGTCTGATCCAGGCATTCGCCGCCAAGGGCGTCGAATTCAGCCACGTGCTGAAAATGGGCCGCACCCAATTGCAGGACGCCGTGCCGATGACCCTCGGCCAGGAATTCCGCGCCTTCGCCACCACCCTCGGTGAAGACCTGGCCCGCCTGAAAACCCTGGCGCCAGAACTGCTGACCGAAGTGAACCTGGGCGGCACCGCCATCGGTACCGGCATCAACGCCGACCCGCGCTACCAGGCCCTGGCCGTACAACGCCTGGCCGTTATCAGCGGCCAGCCAGTGGTCCCGGCTGCCGACCTGATCGAAGCCACCTCCGACATGGGCGCCTTCGTACTGTTCTCCGGCATGCTCAAGCGTACCGCGGTGAAACTGTCGAAGATCTGCAACGACCTGCGCCTGCTGTCCAGCGGTCCACGTACCGGCATCAACGAGATCAACCTGCCGGCGCGCCAGCCAGGCAGCTCGATCATGCCCGGCAAGGTCAACCCGGTGATCCCGGAAGCCGTCAACCAAGTCGCGTTCCAAGTCATCGGTAACGACCTGGCCCTGACGATGGCGGCCGAAGGCGGCCAGCTGCAACTGAACGTGATGGAGCCGCTGATCGCCTTCAAGATCTTCGACTCGATCCGCCTGCTGCAACGCGCCATGGACATGCTGCGCGAGCACTGCATCGTCGGCATCACCGCCAACGAAGCCCGCTGCCGCGAACTGGTGGAACACTCCATCGGCCTGGTCACCGCGCTGAACCCGTACATCGGCTATGAAAACGCCACCCGCATTGCGCGTATCGCCCTCGAAAGCGGCCGCGGCGTGCTGGAACTGGTGCGCGAAGAAGGCTTGCTCGACGACGCCATGCTCGACGACATCCTGCGCCCCGAAAACATGATTGCCCCACGCCTGGTCCCGTTGAAGGCCTAA
- a CDS encoding alanine/glycine:cation symporter family protein, with protein MLEVINDFLSGKVLIVLIVGLGGYFTIRSRFVQLRHFFHMFSVFRDSLKNSSDQLSSFQALMLSLAGRVGAGNIAGVGIAVTLGGPGAVFWMWVTALVGMSSSFIECSLGQLYKRTDAEGTYRGGPAYYIQHGLHKRWLGMVMAFLLLVTFGFAFNGLQAHAVTHSLNNAFGLDTTYTGLALAVLLGLVFIGGIKRIASIADLLVPVKTLVYIAVTLYVIVLQFDHVPAMLATIVKSAFGLDQAFGGLVGSAIIMGVKRGVFANEAGLGSAPNVAAVASVEHPIAQGVVQAFSVFLDTFVICTCTALLILLSGFYTPGFEGDGIALTQNSLAAVVGDWGRMFISVALALFVFTSIMYNYYLGESNLRFLVGNNRKVLMGYRALVLVLIFWGSIENLSTVFAFADITMTLLAFVNLFALAFLFKIAMRILNDYDNQRAAGIKTPVFDSSQFPDLDLDRKAWPANPAKPDVAASAELNAQVQR; from the coding sequence ATGCTCGAAGTCATCAACGACTTCCTCTCAGGGAAAGTACTGATCGTGCTCATTGTCGGGCTCGGCGGTTATTTCACGATCCGCTCGCGTTTCGTTCAATTGCGTCACTTTTTCCACATGTTTTCGGTGTTTCGCGACAGCCTGAAAAACAGCTCCGACCAACTCAGCTCGTTCCAGGCGCTGATGCTCAGCCTGGCCGGTCGCGTCGGTGCCGGTAACATCGCGGGTGTCGGCATTGCCGTGACCCTGGGCGGCCCGGGTGCCGTGTTCTGGATGTGGGTCACCGCGCTGGTGGGCATGTCTTCGAGCTTTATCGAGTGCTCCCTCGGCCAGCTCTATAAGCGCACCGACGCTGAAGGCACCTACCGTGGCGGCCCGGCCTATTACATCCAGCACGGCCTGCACAAGCGCTGGCTGGGGATGGTCATGGCGTTCCTGCTGCTGGTGACCTTCGGCTTTGCCTTCAACGGCCTGCAAGCCCACGCCGTGACCCACTCGCTGAACAACGCGTTTGGCCTGGACACCACCTACACCGGCCTGGCCCTGGCGGTATTGCTGGGCCTGGTGTTCATCGGCGGGATCAAGCGCATCGCCTCGATCGCCGACCTGCTGGTACCGGTCAAGACCCTGGTCTACATCGCCGTGACCCTGTATGTGATCGTGCTGCAATTCGACCACGTACCGGCCATGCTCGCGACCATCGTCAAAAGCGCCTTCGGCCTCGACCAAGCCTTCGGTGGCCTGGTAGGCAGCGCGATCATCATGGGTGTGAAACGCGGCGTGTTCGCCAACGAAGCCGGCCTGGGCAGTGCGCCCAACGTAGCGGCCGTCGCTTCGGTAGAACACCCGATCGCCCAAGGCGTGGTCCAGGCGTTCAGCGTGTTCCTCGACACCTTCGTGATCTGCACCTGCACCGCGTTGCTGATCCTGCTCTCCGGTTTCTACACCCCAGGCTTCGAAGGCGACGGCATTGCCCTGACCCAGAACTCCCTGGCCGCTGTGGTGGGTGACTGGGGCCGCATGTTTATCTCGGTGGCCCTGGCGTTGTTCGTGTTTACCTCGATCATGTACAACTACTACCTGGGCGAGAGCAACCTGCGCTTCCTGGTGGGCAACAACCGCAAGGTGCTGATGGGTTATCGCGCGCTGGTGCTGGTGCTGATTTTCTGGGGTTCGATCGAGAACCTGAGCACCGTGTTCGCCTTCGCCGACATCACCATGACCCTGCTGGCGTTCGTCAACCTGTTCGCCCTGGCGTTCCTGTTCAAGATTGCCATGCGCATCCTGAACGACTACGACAACCAGCGCGCGGCAGGCATCAAGACCCCGGTGTTCGACTCCAGCCAGTTCCCAGACCTGGACCTGGACCGCAAGGCCTGGCCGGCCAACCCGGCAAAACCGGACGTTGCCGCATCGGCAGAACTGAACGCTCAAGTGCAACGCTGA
- a CDS encoding asparaginase, whose protein sequence is MSPANNLMVLYTGGTIGMQASANGLAPASGFEARMREQLANVSVPAWRFREMSPLIDSANMTPAYWQRLRTAVVEAVDDGCDAVLILHGTDTLAYSAAAMSFQLLGLPAPVVFTGSMLPAGVPDSDAWENVSGALLALGEGLAPGVHLYFHGALMAPTRCAKIRSFGRHPFAALQRNGGVAQAEALPAALDYRQPKALANVGVLPLVPGIAAAQLDALLGSGIQALVLECFGSGTGPSDNPEFLASLQRAEENGIVVVAITQCHEGGVELDVYEAGSRLRGVGVLSGGGMTREAVFGKLNALLGAGLSIAEVRRLVELDLCGELS, encoded by the coding sequence ATGTCCCCAGCCAATAACCTCATGGTGCTCTACACCGGTGGCACCATCGGCATGCAGGCCAGCGCCAATGGCCTGGCGCCCGCATCCGGTTTTGAAGCGCGCATGCGCGAACAGCTCGCCAACGTGTCAGTACCCGCCTGGCGCTTCCGGGAAATGTCCCCGCTGATCGACAGCGCCAACATGACCCCCGCCTACTGGCAGCGCCTGCGCACCGCCGTGGTCGAGGCCGTGGATGACGGTTGCGATGCCGTGCTGATCCTGCACGGCACCGACACCCTGGCCTACAGCGCGGCGGCGATGAGCTTCCAGCTGTTGGGCTTGCCGGCGCCGGTGGTGTTCACCGGCTCGATGTTGCCTGCCGGCGTCCCCGACAGCGATGCCTGGGAAAACGTCAGCGGAGCCCTGCTGGCGTTGGGCGAGGGCCTGGCGCCCGGCGTGCACCTGTACTTCCACGGCGCGCTGATGGCCCCGACCCGCTGCGCGAAGATCCGCAGCTTTGGTCGCCATCCGTTCGCCGCGCTGCAGCGCAACGGCGGTGTGGCCCAAGCCGAAGCGCTGCCCGCCGCGCTGGATTACCGCCAGCCGAAGGCCCTGGCCAATGTCGGCGTATTGCCGCTGGTACCGGGCATCGCCGCAGCACAATTGGACGCACTGCTCGGCAGTGGCATCCAGGCACTGGTGCTGGAATGCTTCGGCAGCGGCACCGGGCCCAGCGATAACCCTGAGTTTCTTGCCAGCCTCCAGCGCGCCGAAGAAAACGGCATCGTGGTCGTGGCAATCACCCAATGCCATGAAGGCGGCGTGGAACTGGATGTGTACGAAGCCGGCAGCCGCCTGCGCGGCGTGGGCGTGTTGTCAGGTGGCGGCATGACCCGTGAAGCGGTATTCGGCAAGCTCAACGCGTTGCTCGGGGCCGGGCTGTCCATCGCCGAAGTCCGGCGACTGGTAGAGCTGGACCTGTGCGGCGAACTGAGCTGA
- a CDS encoding AraC family transcriptional regulator, which yields MLHSHLTTLNAVSLVLDTFRAEGVSRDVLLAGSGICGADLNRADTRITTNQEMRVCANAVALRRDIGLELGRRMHVSSYGMLGYALLTSATFGDALRLALRYPALLGTLFELSLEDDGQRIWFTADGYRENPALATFNVEFCLVSLKVICDDLLGHALPLLGARFEHRAPDYRARYAEHFDCPLAFAASANAFAFDRRWLDQPLPLADPITHRAMAERCRKQNTEFTGRQAWLGRVRQLLAAQLNAAPGIDGLAGQMNCSPRTLRRHLHDLGCSYQELLDELRFERAKQLLGEDQLPIYRIAEQLGFSETASFRHAFVRWSGVAPSQFRA from the coding sequence ATGCTGCACTCGCACCTGACTACGCTCAACGCCGTCTCCCTGGTACTCGACACCTTCAGGGCCGAGGGCGTGAGCCGCGACGTGCTGCTGGCCGGTAGCGGTATCTGCGGCGCCGACCTGAACCGCGCCGACACGCGCATCACCACCAACCAGGAGATGCGCGTGTGTGCCAATGCCGTGGCCCTGCGCCGCGATATCGGCCTGGAGTTGGGCCGGCGCATGCACGTGTCATCCTACGGCATGCTCGGCTACGCGCTGCTGACCAGTGCCACCTTCGGTGACGCTTTGCGCCTGGCCCTGCGCTATCCGGCGCTGTTGGGAACACTTTTCGAGCTGAGCCTGGAAGACGACGGCCAGCGCATCTGGTTCACCGCCGACGGGTATCGGGAAAACCCGGCGCTGGCCACCTTCAATGTCGAGTTCTGCCTGGTGTCGTTGAAGGTCATCTGTGACGATCTGCTGGGCCATGCCCTGCCGTTGCTCGGTGCGCGTTTCGAACACCGCGCCCCCGACTATCGCGCACGCTATGCCGAGCACTTCGATTGCCCTCTTGCCTTCGCTGCCAGCGCCAATGCCTTCGCTTTCGACCGGCGCTGGCTCGACCAGCCGTTGCCGCTGGCCGACCCCATCACCCACCGCGCCATGGCCGAGCGCTGCCGCAAACAGAACACCGAATTCACCGGGCGCCAGGCCTGGCTCGGCCGGGTACGCCAATTGCTGGCCGCCCAATTGAACGCCGCCCCCGGCATCGATGGCCTGGCCGGGCAGATGAACTGTTCGCCGCGCACCTTGCGCCGGCATCTGCATGACCTGGGTTGCAGCTATCAGGAACTGCTGGACGAGTTACGCTTCGAGCGGGCCAAGCAGTTGCTGGGCGAGGACCAACTGCCGATCTATCGCATCGCCGAACAGTTAGGCTTCAGTGAAACCGCAAGTTTCAGGCACGCCTTCGTACGCTGGAGCGGCGTGGCACCGAGTCAGTTCCGCGCTTGA
- a CDS encoding histone deacetylase family protein encodes MLTIYSDDHHLHHGRCELMDGQLMPCFEMPARADHVLQRVKDRQLGPVQAPQDFDLAPLQRIHSREYLDFFKGAWARWLEFGQDGDLLPYTWPARTLRAVMPTSLHGQLGYYSFDGGAPITAGTWQAAYSAAQVALTAQRAIQQGAHSAFALCRPPGHHAASDLMGGYCYLNNAAIAAQAFLDHGHRKVAILDVDYHHGNGTQSIFYERSDVLFTSIHGHPEAEFPFFLGYADERGDGAGEGFNFNYPLPAGSGWDTWSAALEQACQAIEGYGADVIVVSLGVDTFKDDPISQFKLDSPDYLAMGKRIARLGKPTLFVMEGGYAVEEIGINAVNVLEGFEGAVE; translated from the coding sequence ATGCTGACGATCTATTCGGACGATCATCATCTGCACCACGGCCGTTGTGAATTGATGGACGGGCAATTGATGCCCTGCTTCGAAATGCCCGCCCGCGCCGACCATGTGCTGCAGCGGGTCAAGGACCGCCAGCTCGGCCCGGTGCAAGCCCCGCAGGACTTTGACCTGGCCCCCTTGCAGCGCATCCACAGCCGCGAGTACCTGGATTTTTTCAAAGGTGCCTGGGCCCGTTGGCTCGAGTTCGGCCAAGACGGCGACCTGCTGCCCTATACCTGGCCCGCCCGCACCCTGCGCGCCGTCATGCCCACCAGCCTGCACGGCCAGTTGGGTTACTACAGCTTCGACGGCGGCGCGCCGATTACCGCCGGCACCTGGCAGGCAGCCTACAGTGCGGCGCAGGTGGCGCTGACCGCGCAACGGGCGATCCAGCAAGGCGCCCACAGTGCCTTCGCGCTGTGCCGGCCACCGGGACACCACGCCGCCAGCGACTTGATGGGCGGTTATTGCTACCTCAATAACGCCGCCATCGCCGCCCAGGCATTTCTCGATCACGGCCACAGGAAGGTTGCGATCCTCGACGTGGATTACCACCACGGTAACGGCACCCAATCGATTTTCTATGAGCGCAGTGACGTGCTCTTTACCTCGATCCACGGGCACCCGGAAGCCGAGTTTCCGTTTTTTCTCGGCTATGCCGATGAGCGGGGCGACGGGGCCGGAGAGGGTTTCAACTTTAACTATCCGTTGCCGGCCGGTTCGGGCTGGGACACCTGGAGCGCCGCACTGGAACAGGCTTGCCAGGCGATTGAGGGCTACGGCGCCGACGTCATTGTGGTGTCCCTGGGCGTCGATACGTTCAAGGACGACCCCATCTCGCAGTTCAAGCTCGACAGCCCCGACTACCTGGCCATGGGCAAGCGTATCGCCCGCCTGGGCAAGCCGACGCTGTTCGTGATGGAAGGCGGTTACGCGGTGGAAGAAATCGGCATCAATGCCGTCAACGTTCTCGAAGGTTTTGAAGGGGCAGTCGAATGA